ACGATGCACCACTTTCAAAACCCTCTATTGTCAATACTGCTGCTCGCAGCTCTTTAAAGCCAGAGACACAAATAACTACCAAACTTGCTGGGGTGCAGACTTTCCGCGCAGCCCTTCATTACCAGACCGTTGAAGGAACTAGAGcaaagatcttgaagatatctgcTCCATatatcatcttcaacaggACTGACAAGGACTTGTATATACAGGGAGATCGTACAAACATTGCTCAGATCAAGGTTCAAACGTCCGGAAGTCAACATTACACGGCGCCAAAAATGTTTTCCTTTGAAACGGATGGCCATAATAAAAATCGGGCGTCTATCAGATTCAAAGAGTCGGATTGGAGTTTGCCTCTCTCTTTCGACGCCATTGGACAGTCGTTGGACGCAGTTGTGAACATTCCAAACAAGGAGCAGGAATCAAATCTCGGAGTGACTATATCAGAGGGTGAAGGGCAGTATGTTTTTAGCAAGATTGTTGAGATTGCGCCTCGGTACATCATTCATAATTGTTTGAACTTGCCAATCGAGATATGTGAACTAGGTTCGACGAACGTCTCCCAACTCGATGCTGATCATACCAAGCCCCTGTACAAAATGAGGAACATAGTCAATAAGCAGTTGATGATAAAGTTTCTAGGCGTTAACTGTGACTGGTCCGCGCCATTCTTCATTAAAGATATTGGGTTGACGTATTTGAAAGTACTAAAGCAGGACTCCACTCATATGCTTCTCAAAGTGGAGATCATTCTCGAAAATGCTACCGTATTCATCAGGTTGAAAGACGCTAACAACCGTTGGCCCTATTCTATTAGAAATTTCAGTGACCAGGAGTTCATTTTCTACCAGAGAGACCCCCGCGTGATAGACGACTACTATGACTATGACAGttttgatgagcttgaCGAAATTGAATATAAGCCACTCTACTACAGGCTACCTCCTAAGAGCGTCATGCCTTATGCATGGGATTATCCGGCGGCCAGACAGAAAAAGATTGTCATAACAGCCAGGGGCCTGAGAAGAGAAATACAACTGGCAGAGATTGGGAATCTCAAGCCTATGAGGCTCCCAGCTAAACTTGCTAATGAAGATACAATTACTGTGGATTTGAACGTAGTTGCGGATGGACCAACGCAGGCGCTGGTCATAACAAAATACAATCCAGCAGTGAGTCTTTACAAATTAAGATCAAAGAAgacttcttcatcactatcGGTAAACAGCAGCGCTGACggatttgaagctgaagaagaggataaaAACTTCCAGAAAAAGATCATGGTATCGTTAAAGGGTGTTGGGATTTCCTTAATCAATGCTTCGTTGCAGGAAATCTTGTACGTCTATGCTAATGGTCTGGAGTTGCGCTATAACGAGTCCGATCTATATCAAACCTTCAGCTGGAAATTGAAGTGGGTTCAGATCGATAATCAGCTTTTTAGTAGCCCGTTCGAAAATGTGATGTACCCTGCGACCGTATTAAATACAGCTCAAGAGGTTGAGAATCATCCTGTGATTTCGGGATCGATTTCGAAAGTGAAGGATGATTCGCATGGATTAAAGTACTTTAAGCATGCAACCCTACTACTCCAGGAGCTTTCGATACAattggatgaagaattACTCATTTCTCTGTTGGACTTTGGTAAATTCCCGGGTGCCGTTTGGAATAAGTACGCAACACAAACTCATTATAGTGATACAATCACATTACCGGAGTGCAAAGATATCAAGTTTGCAGAAGACATGTATTTTGAGATATTCCACGTTCAACCCATGCTCCTACACATTTCCTTTGTTAGATCAGATCAGCATAATTTCCTCGAAAGCGAACAAAACAGACTTGGTTTGGAATCCGGAGGCGCCATATTGTTCTTAATTGACATGCTGACTATGACGCTGGCCAATGTGAACGACGCCCCCATCAAATTAAACTCCTTATACATGGCCAACGTGAGGGTACCGATCGACACACTACTGCAAGCCGTTCAAACTCACTATGGACAGCAGTTTTTCTACCAGATTCACAAGATATTAGGATCTGCCGATTTCCTTGGCAACCCAGTGGGACTCTTCAACACCATCAGTTCAGGTGTTTGGGATATCTTTTACGAGCCATACCAGGGCTACATGATGAATGATAGACCACAGGAGCTGGGAATTCATCTAGCCAAAGGAGGTCTAAGTttcgccaagaagaccGTATTCGGATTATCCGACAGCATGGCCAAATTCACTGGGTCGATGGCCAAAGGTTTGTCATTCACGCAGGACCAGGAgtttcaagagaagagaaggctACAGCAGAGAATGAATGCCAACAGGAGGAGCCTGATCTCCTCGTCTGCCCAGACGTTTGTTAACACCGTCGGAAGCGGTTTTACCGGAATGGCGCTTGACCCCATGAACGGAGCCCAGAAGGAGGGTGCTGCCGGCTTCATCAAGGGCCTCGGAAAGGGCCTCTTCGGCCTCCCAACCAAGACTGCCATCGGCTTCCTTGACCTAACCAGCAACCTCAGCCAGGGCGTCAAAAGCACTGCTTCCGCGCTAGACGGGCCCTCATCGATGCGTGTGAGACTGCCCCGCTACGTCGACTATCacgagaagatcatcagGCCGTTCAACCTCATGGACGCCCAGGGCCAGTACTGGCTCAAATCCCTCGACGGTGGCCTGTTCATGAACGACAACTATTTGACCCACGTCGTCCTGCCCGGCCGAGAACTCGCCGTCCTCGTCTCCATGGAACACATCATCGAGATGAACATCGCCTCTCAGGAGACCATGTGGGTCACCGACTACTACGGCATCCAGGGAATCATCCTACAGCGTGGCGGAATCCACATCAGACTCAAGTCCAAGTCCGAGTACTTCATCCCCATCTCAGACACGCAAGAGAGAAAACACATGTACAAGCACATTGCCATAGCCGTCACCGAGTTCAACAAATACTGCGAGGCAACACTATGACCCATACAGCCTCAATCCATATCTTCAAATACCATACTCTTAGCCATTATATTGGTATTATTTCGATATTTTCAGATTGCCGTACATAACGACCGCCTTATCGGCTCcgaaattttccagctttttcaaCCCCGGAGATTTTCGCGAGTATATAAGGTAAGAGGTTCTGGCAGCGTTCGGAATGTGCAAGCCAAGGTGGGTTGTAAGGTAGATTGACTGGTTTGCCACTGGAGGCCGAGTATGATGATGAGCGGTGTTTTGACGAAGAGTGTAGCTGGTAATATTTGCAGGAGAGGCCTGGCAACAGCCGGAGCGGCGCCACGGTTGAAGACATTTAAGGTTTATAGATGGAATCCGGACAAACCAGCTGAGAAGCCACGTTTGCAGAGCTACCAAGTGGATTTGGATGACTGCGGACCTATGGTCTTGGATGcgcttttgaagattaAGGATCAACAGGATTCTACGTTgactttgagaagatcgtGCAGAGAGGGTATCTGCGGGTCGTGTGCTATGAACATCGGAGGCAGAAACACGCTTGCCTGTTTGTGTAAGATTGACCAGGATCACACCAAGGACCTGAAAATCTATCCTTTGCCGCACATGTACATCGTCAAGGACCTTGTGCCGGATTTGACGAACTTCTACCAGCAGTACAAGTCGATCCAGCCGTATTTGCAGCGCTCTACGTTCCCAGCGGACGGCAAGGAGGTGTTGCAGAGCGTTGAGGACCGCAAGAAGCTGGACGGGCTCTACGAGTGTATCCTGTGTGCGTGCTGCTCGACCTCTTGCCCTTCGTACTGGTGGAACCAGGAGCAGTATCTGGGCCCGGCCGTCTTGATGCAGGCGTACCGTTGGTTGATTGACTCCAGAGACGAAGCCTCCGCTGTGAGAAAGAGCATGTTGCAGAACTCTATGTCGCTGTACAGATGCCACACCATCATGAACTGTACCAGAACGTGTCCAAAGGGGTTGAACCCTGGCTACGCGATCGCTgaaatcaagaaggctATGGCGACTGACTGAATTGAAACGCTCGGACCGATGGGCCGTCCCGATACAGCGGTACCACTGCGTGGGAAAATGTGTCTTGTTTGATATTTATTCTACTTATTTATATGTATGCATTACGATTATTCATTGCCACTAGCCTGTGCCCTCTGTGAGGGTGGTGTCGTTTTAACGTTTTGTTCAATATACATCAATTTGCTGGCGCTGCTCCGAAGAACAAGTTGTAATACCTGCTcaagacgaagaagaatgctCACCTACGATGAGTACAGTGCCCAACTGCGTCGTCTATGCGACTCTGCTCTCAAAAACAGCGATCTCGTCACCAGCATTCAGCCTTCGCTGGCAGATGGTGCAGTTTTGTTCCGAACGGCGCTACCATCGTCAATTGCCTATAGCACTCTCTTGTGTTGTATTGAATTCAAGATCTGCTACTCGCACGCCTACCAGGAGCCGCGGCTGCTATTCAGGCTCTGGCGAAGGGCTGCATCTCAAGAGGAGGGAATTGACTTTCTTGCTCCCTGGTTCCCGACGGATGTTGCACAGGTGCTGGGCATAGATCGCGGTTTTACGGTCAGTTTAGATGCTCTCTTCTCGAACTCGTCGCGCTCCCAGGAAACCTGGTTCGCGTTCCATCCGTGCGACACCGCTGAGATCGTTGGAGACAAGCTAGACTTCAAGGACGACTATCTGAGCAGATGGCTAAGCATCTTTTTGTTCAGCTGGTTGGCGAAGAGTTAAAAAAAATGGACCTAAGGTAATACACTAGGAGTATAAAGGAAAGAATAAAAGAGCTTAGATGTCGAATACTCAATCGTTTGTCACTGTGAGAAGCCAGATCATATCGCTGGAGTCCCAAACCGATTCGCTGCTTTCCCGATACTCGTCCTTTGCTCAGACAACTAGTTCAGAGCCTACTGGTAAGGAGAAAAATTTGGATAAACTTCTGGAGGAGAAGTTAACAAAGAGGCAGGATGTACTGGAAACTTTGACCCATATATGTGACGAGAATCCGAAtatttcagcttcaaagctttcGCAAGTGCAGCGCCATAAGGAAGTATTACAGGAGCATTGGAAAAACTTCCGCAGTATTCGATCATCAATTCAGCAGGAGCGAAACAGATTGaatctgctcttcaatgtgaagaatgatattgcgcagcagcaggaggCTCTTGAGGCGGCAGCCAATCCTGGCAGCAACGAGGACGAATATTTCCAGAACGAGACCAGAAGGGTTGACCAATCTCACAACATCCTCGATAGACTTATCACTCAGGCCTGGGAGACCAGGGACCAATTCAGTGGGCAAAGTGGGGTCTTGCG
Above is a genomic segment from Torulaspora globosa chromosome 1, complete sequence containing:
- the SDH2 gene encoding succinate dehydrogenase iron-sulfur protein subunit SDH2 (ancestral locus Anc_4.13); its protein translation is MMMSGVLTKSVAGNICRRGLATAGAAPRLKTFKVYRWNPDKPAEKPRLQSYQVDLDDCGPMVLDALLKIKDQQDSTLTLRRSCREGICGSCAMNIGGRNTLACLCKIDQDHTKDLKIYPLPHMYIVKDLVPDLTNFYQQYKSIQPYLQRSTFPADGKEVLQSVEDRKKLDGLYECILCACCSTSCPSYWWNQEQYLGPAVLMQAYRWLIDSRDEASAVRKSMLQNSMSLYRCHTIMNCTRTCPKGLNPGYAIAEIKKAMATD
- the ATG10 gene encoding E2-like conjugating enzyme (ancestral locus Anc_4.12), whose translation is MHYDYSLPLACALCEGGVVLTFCSIYINLLALLRRTSCNTCSRRRRMLTYDEYSAQLRRLCDSALKNSDLVTSIQPSLADGAVLFRTALPSSIAYSTLLCCIEFKICYSHAYQEPRLLFRLWRRAASQEEGIDFLAPWFPTDVAQVLGIDRGFTVSLDALFSNSSRSQETWFAFHPCDTAEIVGDKLDFKDDYLSRWLSIFLFSWLAKS
- the GOS1 gene encoding Gos1p (ancestral locus Anc_4.11) — protein: MSNTQSFVTVRSQIISLESQTDSLLSRYSSFAQTTSSEPTGKEKNLDKLLEEKLTKRQDVLETLTHICDENPNISASKLSQVQRHKEVLQEHWKNFRSIRSSIQQERNRLNLLFNVKNDIAQQQEALEAAANPGSNEDEYFQNETRRVDQSHNILDRLITQAWETRDQFSGQSGVLRSANDRVLQTLQRVPGINQVITKIGVRRRKNAIILATVIVICVLILFFTW